A stretch of the Amycolatopsis sp. BJA-103 genome encodes the following:
- a CDS encoding RDD family protein, whose amino-acid sequence MEQESELVTGEAVVLDVRAAKLASRGLAMIVDVTIQLIALFVAMLVLSQVAAFGDEALALTLFLVTLVLIMVGYPVIFETLSRGRTLGKMALGLRVVRTDGGPVRFRHALVRGLAGFFIDFWALGLLGAVAVITSLLSPNGRRVGDYLAGTLVIRERMPAARTPYVGMPPQLAYWASQLDLTRLPNELALAVRQYLSRTSELRPEAVEALGHGLAQQVAATIGAPVPPGVPAWAYLSAVLAERRQRDQAKLQPPVQYGQPPYSPQAPHYPQAVAPAPVTQPVAQPIAQPAAPPEPVPENPFAPPG is encoded by the coding sequence GTGGAACAAGAGTCCGAACTAGTCACCGGCGAGGCCGTCGTCCTGGACGTGCGAGCCGCGAAGCTGGCCAGCCGCGGGCTCGCCATGATCGTCGACGTCACCATCCAGCTGATCGCGCTGTTCGTCGCGATGCTGGTGCTGAGCCAGGTCGCCGCGTTCGGCGACGAGGCGCTGGCGCTCACCCTGTTCCTGGTGACGCTCGTGCTGATCATGGTCGGCTATCCGGTGATCTTCGAGACGCTGAGCCGCGGCCGCACCCTCGGGAAGATGGCGCTCGGCCTGCGGGTGGTCCGGACCGACGGCGGCCCGGTCCGGTTCCGGCACGCGCTGGTGCGCGGGCTCGCCGGGTTCTTCATCGACTTCTGGGCGCTGGGCCTGCTCGGCGCCGTGGCGGTGATCACGTCACTGCTGTCGCCCAACGGGCGCCGCGTCGGCGACTACCTCGCCGGCACCCTGGTGATCCGGGAACGCATGCCCGCCGCCCGGACGCCGTACGTCGGGATGCCGCCGCAGCTGGCGTACTGGGCCTCCCAACTGGACCTGACCCGGCTCCCGAACGAGCTCGCGCTGGCCGTCCGCCAGTACTTGAGCCGCACGAGCGAGCTTCGCCCCGAAGCCGTCGAAGCCCTCGGGCACGGGCTCGCGCAGCAGGTCGCGGCGACGATCGGGGCACCGGTGCCGCCGGGGGTCCCTGCTTGGGCGTACCTGTCGGCGGTGCTGGCCGAGCGTCGGCAGCGGGACCAGGCGAAGCTGCAGCCGCCGGTTCAGTACGGGCAGCCGCCGTACTCTCCGCAGGCGCCGCACTATCCGCAGGCGGTCGCTCCCGCGCCGGTCACCCAGCCCGTGGCACAGCCGATCGCCCAGCCTGCCGCTCCTCCGGAGCCGGTGCCGGAGAACCCCTTCGCACCACCAGGCTGA
- a CDS encoding DUF2207 family protein: MRNYRTKRTACALLVVLVLLLVLGAAPAGAQGEPSLPALPNSAEISLKVERDGALSVVEAVSVPSEATMTRRIPLRTAAPRDRDRIIGIRDVVIEGAGNSELTDDEFTIRLKGGTSIVRYTVDGAVAEADGLVRVGWQVAGGWDGRLELVRASFAAPSIPNAVTCFAGPEGSRAHCGGAQISHSGLTRFNQQNLAAGQRMEISVELPAGTVPANARLEPSKTFAGAFVLTAPVGWAWGGFALALVAAAVALALLRRRDKHPGDALPVRLLTGKDDQAAFASPDGVLPGQAGLVLSGRADAVDLAATVVDLAVRNYLWVSEEPGELTGWRLVRRNPPDEQLTAFERAVFDVLLPDGRESVLLSEIQAARIGIEAVRGALDDSVVERGWYSRLPAKLTRVGLRVCFYGLFLTILLALTVGYAQLGLIVIAAGAVIAVAARWLPTRTGAGVTLHRRLLGVRDALLTTKPAAVPKLEREVLLSRALPYALALGEQEQWVAGFAALKGGPKIYWYGREAADEGEIARVSDFTAAVVGTFAATRQGRRLEA, encoded by the coding sequence ATGCGCAACTACCGCACCAAGAGGACTGCTTGCGCCCTCCTGGTGGTGCTGGTGCTCCTGCTGGTGCTGGGCGCGGCACCGGCGGGAGCGCAGGGCGAACCGTCGTTGCCCGCGCTCCCCAACAGCGCGGAGATCTCGCTCAAGGTCGAACGCGACGGCGCCCTCTCGGTCGTCGAGGCGGTGTCCGTGCCGAGCGAGGCGACGATGACCCGTCGCATCCCGCTCCGCACGGCCGCCCCGCGCGACCGCGACCGGATCATCGGCATCCGTGACGTCGTCATCGAAGGCGCGGGCAACTCCGAGCTGACCGACGACGAGTTCACCATCCGGCTCAAGGGCGGCACCTCGATCGTCCGGTACACAGTGGACGGTGCGGTCGCCGAAGCCGACGGCCTGGTGCGGGTCGGCTGGCAGGTCGCGGGCGGCTGGGACGGACGGCTCGAACTCGTGCGCGCGAGCTTCGCCGCGCCGTCCATCCCGAACGCGGTCACCTGTTTCGCCGGGCCCGAGGGCTCGCGGGCGCACTGCGGCGGTGCCCAGATCTCGCATTCCGGGCTGACCCGGTTCAACCAGCAGAACCTCGCGGCCGGGCAGCGGATGGAGATCTCGGTCGAGCTGCCCGCGGGCACCGTCCCGGCGAACGCGCGGCTGGAGCCGTCGAAGACCTTCGCGGGCGCGTTCGTGCTCACCGCTCCGGTGGGCTGGGCCTGGGGCGGTTTCGCGCTCGCCCTGGTCGCGGCCGCCGTGGCGCTGGCCCTGCTGCGGAGGCGGGACAAACATCCGGGCGACGCGCTCCCGGTCCGGCTGCTCACCGGGAAGGACGACCAGGCCGCGTTCGCGTCACCCGACGGGGTGCTGCCGGGACAGGCCGGGCTCGTCCTTTCGGGTCGTGCCGACGCCGTCGACCTCGCCGCTACGGTCGTCGACCTCGCGGTCCGGAACTACCTGTGGGTGAGCGAGGAGCCCGGCGAGCTGACCGGCTGGCGGCTCGTCCGCCGCAACCCGCCGGACGAGCAGCTGACCGCCTTCGAACGCGCGGTGTTCGACGTCCTGCTGCCGGACGGGCGGGAGTCGGTGCTGCTGTCGGAGATCCAAGCCGCCCGGATCGGGATCGAAGCGGTGCGGGGCGCCTTGGACGACAGCGTCGTCGAACGCGGCTGGTACTCGCGGCTGCCCGCCAAGCTCACCCGCGTCGGCCTGCGTGTCTGTTTCTACGGTTTGTTCCTCACCATCCTGCTGGCGCTGACGGTCGGATACGCCCAACTCGGGTTGATCGTCATCGCCGCGGGCGCCGTCATCGCCGTCGCGGCCCGATGGCTGCCGACGCGCACCGGCGCCGGAGTCACGCTGCACAGACGGCTGCTCGGCGTCCGAGACGCGCTGCTGACGACCAAACCGGCGGCCGTCCCGAAGCTCGAACGCGAGGTGCTCCTTTCCCGCGCGTTGCCCTACGCGCTCGCTCTCGGCGAACAAGAACAGTGGGTCGCCGGATTCGCCGCGCTCAAGGGCGGGCCCAAGATCTACTGGTACGGCAGGGAAGCCGCCGACGAGGGGGAGATCGCGCGGGTGAGCGACTTCACGGCCGCGGTGGTGGGAACCTTCGCCGCGACCCGCCAGGGTCGTCGCCTGGAGGCCTGA
- a CDS encoding M16 family metallopeptidase, whose amino-acid sequence MADPELVRFTLDNGLRVVLAPDATAPVVGVSVHYDVGFRSEPEGRTGFAHLFEHLMFQGSESLEKLAHFRYVQSSGGSFNGSTHPDYTDYFEVLPAAALERALFLEADRMRAPKLTQENLANQIDVVKEEIRLNVLNRPYGGFPWITLPPVLYSTFPNAHNGYGGFEDLEQATIDDCAAFFDTYYSPANAVLTVAGDFTVEQARELIEKHFGDVPHRPAPERPSFAEPAPEGELRGEQIDQHAPLPAIGIGYRMPDPINDLDGYLANLVLAGVLSDGDGSRLQQRMVHREPLVVDIGAGAGLFGPFEARDPDTFTITAIHPPEVSTEQVLAALDDELEKLAATPPEDQELKKVTARWAASLHSEHDKLVSRTLALGSFELLYGDASLVYRLAEKMSAVTGEAVSAAAKALRPDSRAVLVVRPGSGSVESEQEGTEQ is encoded by the coding sequence ATGGCCGATCCCGAGCTTGTCCGATTCACCCTCGACAACGGTCTGCGCGTGGTGCTCGCGCCCGACGCGACCGCTCCGGTGGTGGGTGTCAGCGTCCACTACGACGTGGGCTTCCGTTCCGAGCCCGAAGGGCGCACCGGTTTCGCGCACCTCTTCGAGCATTTGATGTTCCAGGGGAGCGAGAGCCTGGAGAAGCTCGCGCACTTCCGGTACGTCCAGTCGAGTGGTGGGAGCTTCAACGGTTCCACCCATCCGGACTACACGGACTACTTCGAGGTGCTCCCCGCCGCGGCTCTCGAGCGCGCCCTGTTCCTCGAAGCGGACAGGATGCGGGCGCCGAAGCTGACGCAGGAGAACCTGGCCAACCAGATCGACGTGGTCAAGGAGGAGATCCGCCTCAACGTGCTGAACCGGCCGTACGGCGGGTTCCCGTGGATCACGCTCCCGCCGGTGCTGTACTCGACGTTCCCCAACGCGCACAACGGTTACGGCGGTTTCGAGGACCTCGAACAGGCCACCATCGACGACTGCGCGGCCTTCTTCGACACCTACTACTCGCCCGCGAACGCGGTGCTGACCGTCGCCGGTGACTTCACCGTCGAGCAGGCCCGCGAGCTGATCGAGAAACACTTCGGCGACGTGCCGCACCGGCCCGCGCCCGAGCGCCCCTCGTTCGCCGAGCCCGCCCCCGAGGGTGAGCTGCGCGGCGAGCAGATCGATCAGCACGCCCCGCTGCCCGCGATCGGCATCGGCTACCGCATGCCGGATCCGATCAACGACCTCGACGGCTACCTGGCGAACCTCGTGCTCGCCGGCGTGCTGTCCGACGGCGACGGCTCCCGGTTGCAGCAGCGCATGGTGCACCGCGAGCCGCTGGTCGTCGACATCGGCGCGGGCGCCGGGCTGTTCGGCCCGTTCGAGGCCCGCGACCCGGACACGTTCACCATCACCGCGATCCACCCGCCCGAGGTGAGCACCGAGCAGGTGCTCGCCGCGCTGGACGACGAACTGGAGAAGCTGGCGGCCACGCCGCCGGAGGACCAGGAACTGAAGAAGGTCACCGCGCGCTGGGCCGCGAGCCTGCACTCCGAGCACGACAAGCTGGTGTCCCGCACGCTCGCCCTCGGCTCGTTCGAGCTGCTCTACGGCGACGCGTCGCTGGTGTACCGGCTCGCCGAGAAGATGTCGGCGGTCACCGGTGAAGCCGTCTCGGCGGCGGCGAAGGCGCTGCGGCCGGACTCGCGCGCCGTCCTCGTCGTCCGTCCCGGCAGCGGCAGTGTCGAATCCGAGCAGGAAGGTACCGAGCAGTGA
- a CDS encoding neutral zinc metallopeptidase has protein sequence MPLPPPGAAPLPPPRIGAPVPFQPGAVGPPQLPYGPRFAQPAFAPYGGYRPKKSNGGVIAAVAIVAVMAVMGGLIMVIAIANGGSRHVADAGYSSYPTSPTTSSSDYTTTTTSRETSTTATRSRDSTASRETSTGSTRETSASRAPSGPQPHHKLADNPLWLSSDVGLPNQACNLSRWASNPNASSAFFESARPCLDSVWQQVMSYTKLPFRVPTVKYPSGKNWSSPCGDASGGTVAAFYCSQNETLYMPYEGLQPAQYGNRPGVYLAVFAHEYAHHIQALSGISEAYWDARYDAGTDSAAGLEMSRRNELSAQCLSGTFLGSTVGRGGSVDQAMYRDAWGSQDRGDHNGGPRDHGSDAHAISWWQHGAQKNRIAQCNTWAANSSDVS, from the coding sequence ATGCCGCTGCCCCCACCGGGCGCGGCCCCGCTGCCGCCGCCGCGGATCGGGGCACCGGTCCCGTTCCAGCCCGGCGCCGTCGGCCCGCCGCAACTTCCCTACGGCCCGCGTTTCGCCCAGCCCGCTTTCGCGCCCTACGGGGGATATCGGCCCAAGAAGTCGAACGGCGGGGTGATCGCGGCCGTCGCGATCGTGGCCGTGATGGCGGTGATGGGCGGGCTGATCATGGTGATCGCCATCGCGAACGGCGGCTCACGCCACGTCGCGGACGCCGGGTACTCGAGCTATCCGACGAGCCCGACGACGTCCTCTTCGGACTACACGACGACGACAACGTCCCGTGAGACGTCGACGACCGCCACCCGCTCGCGCGATTCGACGGCGTCGCGCGAGACGTCGACCGGCTCGACCCGCGAGACTTCGGCGAGCCGGGCGCCGTCCGGTCCGCAACCGCATCACAAGCTGGCGGACAACCCGCTGTGGCTCAGTTCCGACGTCGGCCTGCCGAACCAGGCATGCAACCTCTCGCGCTGGGCGAGCAACCCGAACGCGTCGTCGGCGTTCTTCGAAAGCGCGCGGCCCTGCCTGGACAGTGTTTGGCAGCAGGTCATGAGCTACACGAAGCTGCCGTTCCGGGTGCCGACCGTGAAGTACCCGTCCGGCAAGAACTGGTCGAGCCCGTGCGGTGACGCCAGCGGCGGCACGGTGGCGGCGTTCTACTGCTCGCAGAACGAGACGCTGTACATGCCGTACGAAGGCCTTCAGCCCGCCCAGTACGGCAACCGGCCCGGGGTCTACCTCGCGGTCTTCGCCCATGAGTACGCGCACCACATCCAGGCGCTTTCCGGTATCTCGGAGGCCTATTGGGACGCACGGTACGACGCGGGCACCGACTCGGCGGCGGGCCTGGAGATGTCGCGGCGGAACGAACTTTCGGCGCAATGTCTGTCCGGGACGTTCCTGGGCTCGACGGTGGGCCGCGGCGGCTCGGTCGATCAGGCGATGTACCGGGACGCTTGGGGATCTCAGGACCGAGGCGACCACAACGGCGGCCCGCGCGACCACGGCTCCGACGCGCACGCGATCTCGTGGTGGCAGCACGGCGCGCAGAAGAACCGGATAGCGCAGTGCAACACGTGGGCGGCGAACTCGTCCGACGTGTCCTGA
- a CDS encoding M16 family metallopeptidase, which produces MSAPHRTAEEIGRTAAGPRPVPSLGTQRAAADLSHVDTTLSNGLRVLAVRKATVPLVELRVWIPFAGEDALHPATAEVLAETLLTGTARRDRIEIDADLALIGGDLGSGVDPERLSISGTSLAEGLPTMLDVLADALTGASYADAEVARERERLIERIAVSRTQPRTIAREALQKHRYGNHPAVREVPQAEDVAVVTPEQVRALHQASVLPRGSVLVLVGDIDPQTVIGDLEKALGGWASDRSAVRLPALPDLTGGNVLLVPRAGAVQSQIRLSAQTVPRTDPRYAALQLANLAYGGYFSSRLVENIREDKGYTYSAHSGFEFTDQTAVVNVDADTATDATAAALLETRYELARLGLVPPTADEVESVRQYAIGSLVTSASSQAGLAAQLAALAATGLGAEWLAEHPARLAAVTAEDVANAALEFFAPQRFTGVVVGDADVLAPKLKALGDVTVGEPT; this is translated from the coding sequence GTGAGCGCACCGCACCGCACCGCCGAGGAGATCGGCCGCACGGCCGCCGGGCCCCGTCCGGTCCCGTCGCTGGGGACGCAGCGCGCCGCCGCCGATCTGTCCCATGTGGACACCACACTGAGCAACGGCCTGCGCGTGCTCGCCGTCCGCAAGGCCACCGTGCCGCTGGTCGAGCTGCGGGTGTGGATCCCGTTCGCCGGCGAAGACGCACTGCACCCGGCGACCGCCGAAGTGCTGGCCGAGACCCTGCTGACCGGCACCGCCCGCCGCGACCGCATCGAAATCGACGCGGATCTGGCCCTGATCGGTGGTGACCTGGGGTCCGGTGTCGACCCGGAGCGGCTGTCCATCTCCGGTACCTCGCTGGCCGAGGGCCTGCCGACGATGCTCGACGTCCTCGCCGACGCGCTCACCGGCGCGTCGTACGCCGACGCCGAGGTCGCGCGGGAACGCGAACGGCTGATCGAGCGGATCGCCGTCTCCCGCACCCAGCCGAGGACGATCGCCCGCGAGGCGCTGCAGAAGCACCGCTACGGGAACCACCCCGCGGTGCGCGAGGTCCCGCAGGCCGAAGACGTCGCCGTCGTGACGCCGGAGCAGGTGCGCGCGCTGCACCAGGCTTCGGTGCTGCCGCGCGGATCCGTGCTGGTGCTCGTCGGCGACATCGACCCGCAGACCGTCATCGGCGACCTGGAGAAGGCGCTCGGCGGCTGGGCTTCGGACCGCTCCGCCGTCCGCCTGCCCGCGCTGCCCGACCTCACCGGCGGCAACGTCCTGCTGGTGCCGCGCGCGGGTGCCGTGCAGTCGCAGATCCGGCTGTCCGCGCAGACCGTGCCGCGCACGGACCCGCGGTACGCCGCTTTGCAGCTGGCGAACCTCGCGTACGGCGGATACTTCTCGTCGCGGCTGGTCGAGAACATCCGTGAGGACAAGGGTTACACCTACAGCGCCCACTCCGGCTTCGAGTTCACGGACCAGACCGCCGTGGTGAACGTCGATGCGGACACCGCGACCGACGCGACCGCCGCCGCGCTCCTGGAGACGCGCTACGAGCTGGCCAGGCTCGGTCTCGTGCCGCCGACCGCCGACGAGGTCGAGTCGGTCCGGCAGTACGCGATCGGCTCGCTGGTCACGTCGGCGTCGTCGCAGGCGGGCCTCGCCGCGCAGCTGGCCGCGCTCGCCGCGACCGGACTGGGCGCCGAATGGCTCGCCGAGCACCCGGCCCGGCTCGCCGCGGTCACCGCCGAGGACGTGGCGAACGCCGCGCTGGAGTTCTTCGCGCCCCAGCGGTTCACCGGGGTCGTCGTCGGCGACGCCGACGTCCTCGCGCCGAAGCTGAAGGCACTGGGCGACGTGACCGTCGGGGAGCCCACCTGA
- the nudC gene encoding NAD(+) diphosphatase, which yields METPFGLGALPTLSRSTADRQESLRTNPDRLAERWPDARVVLLDEHARTPVVEGSGSLATRKTQDFGAEPPADAVFLGEWQGTDYWSLPGRPAGETETVEMAGSWGVIEEVPRHEGEIWVDLRGYGDLLDDASAGLFTTAQALLNWRRQAKFCTRCGSPVEVVQLGWASKCTGCGREEYPRTDPAVICLVHDDAGVNGEHVLLARQPIWPENRYSILAGFVEAGESLEGCVEREIREEVGVDVRDVRYLGSQPWPFPRSIMLGFTARADISSTIVPAEGEIEEAFWVSRSEVRAAFANSQLRNAGAVPTPIAGGTRQLVLPGNSSIARVMLAAWAGV from the coding sequence ATGGAGACGCCGTTCGGGTTAGGGGCGCTCCCGACGCTTTCGCGCTCCACGGCGGACCGTCAGGAATCCTTGCGCACCAACCCGGACAGGCTCGCCGAGCGCTGGCCGGACGCGCGCGTCGTGCTGCTCGACGAGCACGCGCGCACCCCGGTGGTCGAGGGTTCCGGCTCGCTCGCGACCCGCAAGACGCAGGACTTCGGCGCCGAGCCGCCCGCCGACGCGGTCTTCCTGGGGGAGTGGCAGGGCACCGACTACTGGTCGCTGCCCGGCCGCCCCGCGGGGGAGACCGAGACCGTCGAAATGGCGGGCAGCTGGGGCGTCATCGAAGAGGTCCCGCGGCACGAAGGCGAGATCTGGGTCGACCTGCGCGGCTACGGTGACCTGCTCGACGACGCGTCGGCGGGGCTGTTCACCACCGCGCAGGCGCTGCTGAACTGGCGTCGGCAGGCGAAGTTCTGCACGCGCTGCGGGAGCCCGGTCGAAGTGGTCCAGCTGGGCTGGGCGAGCAAGTGCACCGGCTGCGGCCGGGAGGAGTACCCGCGCACCGACCCCGCCGTCATCTGCCTCGTGCACGACGACGCCGGCGTCAACGGCGAGCACGTCCTGCTGGCGCGGCAGCCGATCTGGCCGGAAAACCGGTACTCGATCCTCGCCGGGTTCGTCGAGGCGGGGGAGTCGCTCGAAGGCTGTGTCGAGCGGGAGATCCGCGAAGAGGTCGGCGTCGACGTGCGCGACGTGCGCTATCTCGGCAGCCAGCCGTGGCCGTTCCCGCGGTCGATCATGCTCGGTTTCACCGCGCGGGCCGACATCTCCTCGACGATCGTGCCCGCGGAGGGCGAGATCGAAGAGGCGTTCTGGGTTTCGCGCTCGGAGGTACGGGCCGCTTTCGCGAACAGTCAGCTGCGGAACGCGGGCGCCGTGCCGACCCCGATCGCCGGTGGCACGCGGCAGCTGGTGCTGCCGGGGAACTCGTCGATCGCGCGCGTCATGTTGGCGGCTTGGGCAGGCGTCTGA
- a CDS encoding stage II sporulation protein M, with protein MDVDVFVAAHQAEWNRLRDLVGRAGKLSGPDADELVTLYQRVATHLSIIRSVAPDPVLVAHLSGLVAKARSAVTGSHSPAWREVGLFFTQRFPAALYLSRRWWLASAAASIAVMAIAAVWIAGDPQVLASLASPEEFKDLTAPGGKYETYYSSDPAGSFAARVWTNNAWVAATCLFLGVVLGVPVIYALWVNSLNLAIGAALMSSAGRLDVFFGLILPHGLLELTAVFVAAGTGLKLGWTVIDPGRRSRTAALGEQGRSVVVMALGLTAVLFVSGVIEGFVTPSGLPTWARIGIGVVAEVAFLLYVFVVGRRAAKAGEVGDVDWRYAGDSRPEAG; from the coding sequence TTGGACGTGGACGTGTTCGTCGCCGCGCACCAGGCCGAATGGAACCGGCTGCGTGACCTCGTCGGCCGCGCCGGGAAACTCAGCGGCCCGGACGCCGACGAGCTGGTGACGCTGTACCAGCGCGTCGCGACGCATCTTTCGATCATCCGCTCGGTCGCGCCCGACCCCGTGCTCGTCGCGCATCTGTCCGGCCTGGTCGCGAAGGCCCGGTCGGCCGTCACCGGTTCGCACAGTCCCGCGTGGCGCGAGGTCGGGCTGTTCTTCACCCAGCGGTTCCCCGCCGCGCTGTACCTGAGCAGGCGCTGGTGGCTGGCGTCGGCCGCGGCGTCGATCGCGGTGATGGCGATCGCGGCGGTGTGGATCGCCGGTGACCCGCAGGTGCTCGCGTCGCTGGCCTCGCCCGAGGAGTTCAAGGACCTGACCGCGCCGGGCGGCAAGTACGAGACGTACTACTCGTCCGATCCGGCGGGTTCGTTCGCCGCGCGAGTCTGGACCAACAACGCGTGGGTGGCCGCGACCTGCCTGTTCCTCGGCGTCGTGCTGGGTGTCCCGGTGATCTACGCGCTCTGGGTGAACTCGCTGAATCTCGCGATCGGCGCCGCGCTGATGTCGTCGGCCGGACGGCTCGACGTGTTCTTCGGCCTGATCCTGCCGCACGGCCTGCTGGAGCTGACCGCGGTGTTCGTCGCGGCGGGGACGGGGCTGAAGCTCGGCTGGACGGTCATCGACCCGGGACGCCGCTCCCGGACGGCGGCGCTCGGCGAACAGGGCCGATCGGTCGTGGTGATGGCGCTGGGGCTGACAGCGGTGCTGTTTGTCTCCGGCGTGATCGAGGGTTTCGTGACGCCTTCGGGCCTGCCGACCTGGGCGAGGATCGGCATTGGAGTAGTCGCCGAGGTCGCGTTCCTACTCTACGTGTTCGTCGTGGGGCGCCGGGCCGCGAAAGCGGGCGAAGTGGGTGATGTCGACTGGCGATACGCTGGAGATTCTCGACCGGAAGCGGGCTGA
- a CDS encoding DUF2207 family protein: MLTKWGTAVVAVAASSALMAPPSDSNVPEAPEAGPSLTNAPQLPKPPPLGARGQLGLLQPPSGASANVAVKVERDGSVSITEQVTVPGGQHLVRRIPLRVPAGEEQDRVYGVRDVSVEGAGKAESNGEQLVATFDGGAATLKYKVDGAVADVNGAQQVRWQVASGWDGELSRVSASFSAPTREMPTVDCFAGPLGSDRQCSLAETDHSGVVRIEQDKLAAGERVDLAVQLPAGTVPANARFEQLSSVGGAFALTTLTGIGFGALALFLLLGALAILLLRRRDKGALTAGTGPVDVLMRDGDRVSFASPDGVLPGQVGTVVDETVDVVDVSGTVVDLAVRNYLWIAEVRGAGTVDWQIARRNAPDEHLVAFEREIYTALLPEGTDSVLLSELRGRGTVDLRVAGEAMYADVVRKGWFSRRPDKGKSKLTWAGIGLVALGLVGTAVLTFTAGHALLGVAVALAGVAALLGASWVPPRTSRGRRLVGQVRGLLEYLHTVKVDGIPLADREMVFSRSLPYAIVLGDAEHWLRTFEALDPSADGSAGLYWFGGLEGDRDLRRFAAHLPSFLSALDGLLAESGHLRSIRPEPVPA, from the coding sequence GTGTTGACGAAATGGGGGACGGCGGTCGTGGCCGTCGCGGCGAGCTCGGCCTTGATGGCCCCGCCGTCGGATTCGAATGTTCCGGAGGCGCCCGAAGCGGGCCCTTCGCTGACGAACGCGCCACAATTGCCGAAGCCGCCGCCACTGGGCGCGCGCGGCCAGCTCGGGCTGCTCCAGCCGCCGAGCGGCGCGTCCGCGAACGTCGCGGTGAAGGTGGAACGCGACGGTTCCGTGTCGATCACCGAGCAGGTGACCGTCCCGGGTGGACAGCATCTCGTCCGCCGGATCCCGTTGCGGGTTCCGGCGGGTGAAGAGCAGGACCGCGTCTACGGGGTCCGCGACGTCTCGGTGGAGGGCGCGGGCAAGGCCGAGTCGAACGGCGAGCAGCTGGTCGCCACCTTCGACGGCGGCGCCGCCACCCTCAAGTACAAAGTGGACGGAGCGGTCGCCGACGTCAACGGCGCGCAGCAGGTGCGCTGGCAGGTCGCGAGCGGCTGGGACGGCGAGCTGTCCCGCGTGTCCGCTTCGTTCAGCGCGCCGACGCGCGAAATGCCCACCGTGGACTGTTTCGCCGGGCCGCTCGGTTCGGACAGGCAGTGTTCGCTCGCGGAGACCGACCACAGCGGTGTCGTCCGCATCGAGCAGGACAAGCTCGCGGCGGGCGAACGGGTCGATCTCGCCGTCCAGCTCCCGGCGGGCACGGTGCCCGCGAACGCGCGGTTCGAGCAGCTCTCCTCGGTCGGCGGCGCGTTCGCCCTCACCACGCTCACCGGCATCGGTTTCGGGGCGCTGGCACTGTTCCTCCTGCTCGGCGCGCTGGCGATCCTGCTGCTGCGCCGCCGCGACAAGGGCGCGCTCACCGCGGGCACCGGCCCGGTCGACGTCCTCATGCGAGACGGCGACAGGGTCTCCTTCGCCTCTCCCGACGGGGTCCTGCCCGGCCAGGTCGGGACGGTCGTCGACGAGACTGTCGACGTCGTGGACGTCAGCGGCACGGTGGTCGACCTCGCGGTCCGCAACTACCTGTGGATCGCCGAGGTCCGCGGCGCGGGCACCGTCGATTGGCAGATCGCCCGCCGCAACGCGCCGGACGAGCACCTCGTCGCCTTCGAGCGCGAGATCTACACCGCGCTCCTGCCCGAGGGCACCGATTCCGTGCTGCTGTCGGAACTCCGCGGCCGCGGCACCGTCGATCTCCGCGTCGCGGGCGAGGCGATGTACGCCGACGTCGTGCGCAAGGGCTGGTTCTCGCGCCGCCCCGACAAGGGCAAGAGCAAGCTCACCTGGGCGGGCATCGGCCTGGTCGCGCTCGGTCTCGTGGGCACCGCGGTCCTGACATTCACGGCGGGCCACGCGCTGCTCGGCGTCGCGGTCGCGCTCGCCGGGGTCGCCGCGCTGCTCGGCGCGTCGTGGGTGCCGCCGAGGACCTCACGCGGCAGGCGCCTGGTCGGCCAGGTGCGCGGGTTGCTCGAATACCTGCACACGGTCAAGGTCGACGGCATTCCCTTGGCGGACCGGGAAATGGTGTTCTCCCGGTCGCTGCCGTACGCGATCGTACTCGGCGACGCCGAACACTGGCTCCGGACGTTCGAGGCGCTCGACCCGTCGGCGGACGGTTCGGCCGGGCTGTACTGGTTCGGCGGCCTCGAAGGCGATCGGGACCTGCGCCGGTTCGCCGCGCATCTGCCGTCGTTCCTGTCCGCTTTGGACGGACTCCTCGCCGAATCCGGGCACCTGCGCTCGATCCGCCCGGAACCGGTCCCCGCCTGA